In Streptomyces sp. TLI_146, the genomic stretch GATCGGCTGCTGCCGCAGGGGTCGAACTGAGCGCGGTGGCACCGATGATGCCGCACAGCGCCATCACCAGCGCCAGTATCGTCCGCGTGCCGGCGCCCCGTCGAAGTCGAAGGTGAGTGGTCAAGAAAGGTTCCCCCTTGTGTCGGTGTCCTGAGCGGCCCGCCCGCCGACTTGGTCAAGAGCCGTGGGTGCGGGCCTGGAGCCTCCGAGCCTGTGGGGTGTTCCGTCCCGGCCGCCAGGAAATCTCTGCAGTTAGGGATGTGGGAACACGAAAGACGGCGTGTTCGGGCAGTGGGCTGTGCCCTGATGGTCTGTTGTCCGGGGAGAGTTGTCCGCGATCTCTCACGGAATTGTCCGCGATCCGTAACAGACGCATCCTCCGGCCGCCGGCTCTCGTCCTGCCAGGTGGTCACGAGATGACCGGGAGTTCGGCGAGGTACTGCGCGGAAAGGGGCGGACATGGCACGGCATGGCGGTGGGCGAGGCTGGTACGGCAAGGTGGCCGGGGCGGCGCTCGGGGTGACAGTGCTCGCCACCGGTGCCTCGGTGTGGACCGCGCAGGCCGGGACCGAGAGCGACTCGTCACCCAAAGCGACCGCGTCGGCCACGCCGGGCAGTGACGTCAAGCCGGTCGCAGCGACCATCGAGCACGCCTCGGAGGCGGGAGCGCGCGGCATCAACATCACCATCGACGACGGCCCCGACCCCAAGTGGACCCCCCAAGTGCTCGACCTGCTGCGGGAGTACGGGGTGAAGGCCACGTTCTGCATGGTGGGGACGCAGGCGCAGGCCCACCCGGACCTCGTGAAGAAGGTGGTCGCGGCCGGGCACCGGCTGTGCGACCACTCGGTGTCGCACAACACGGCCATGGACAAGAAGTCCCCGTCCTACCAGGCGCAGCAGATACTCGACGCCGAGCGCATGATCACCGAAGCGTCCGGGGGCGTACGGCCGATGTACTACCGGGCGCCCGGCGGGGCCTTCACCCCCTACAGCCGCCAGCTCGCCGCCTCCCGGGGCATGCGCCCGCTGGGCTGGAACGTG encodes the following:
- a CDS encoding polysaccharide deacetylase family protein, giving the protein MARHGGGRGWYGKVAGAALGVTVLATGASVWTAQAGTESDSSPKATASATPGSDVKPVAATIEHASEAGARGINITIDDGPDPKWTPQVLDLLREYGVKATFCMVGTQAQAHPDLVKKVVAAGHRLCDHSVSHNTAMDKKSPSYQAQQILDAERMITEASGGVRPMYYRAPGGAFTPYSRQLAASRGMRPLGWNVDSKDFERPGTNAIVATVERELHNGPTLLFHDAGGDRTQTVQALRRILPRLKEQGYSFGFPVH